From the genome of Maniola jurtina chromosome 10, ilManJurt1.1, whole genome shotgun sequence, one region includes:
- the LOC123868820 gene encoding pyrroline-5-carboxylate reductase 3 encodes MAFNLGFIGGGNMSTAIAKGILKNENHPPSKLWVAGPRLNNLQHWKDWGANLTTNSGELIEQCDVVFIGVKPGVLNEVVTDCLQTVKPTSKKVLFISMLVGITIQQLHKALKQLPIESSVIRILPNLPMAVGAGSCLYSVDNQTTQDQCTLLENLLQGCGVVEKIPENLINQLGTLTGCGPAFMYMVIDALADGVVKLGVPRAMAIRHAAQMVAGSGQMVLQSGKHPAVLKDEVCSPGGCTICGVAALENGKLRATLINALDAASSKTKEIGDK; translated from the exons ATGGCATTCAATTTAGGATTTATTGGTGGTGGGAATATGTCCACAGCAATCGCAAAAGGAATATTAAAAAATG AAAACCACCCACCATCAAAACTTTGGGTAGCAGGACCTCGATTGAATAATCTACAACATTGGAAAGACTGGGGCGCCAACCTGACAACTAACAGTGGTGAACTAATTGAACAATGTGATGTTGTATTTATTGGTGTAAAACCTGGAGTATTAAATGAAGTAGTAACTGACTGCTTGCAGACAGTCAAgccaacttcaaaaaaagtattatttatatcaATGTTAGTAGGAATTACTATACAACAATTGCACAAG GCTCTAAAACAATTGCCTATAGAATCAAGTGTGATTCGTATACTGCCCAATTTACCAATGGCAGTAGGAGCTGGATCTTGCTTATATTCAGTAGACAATCAGACAACTCAGGATCAGTGCACATTACTAGAAAATTTATTGCAAGGGTGTGGAGTTGTTGAAAAAATTCCTGAAAATCTCATAAACCAACTTGGCACCCTCACAGGGTGTGGCCCTGCCTTT ATGTACATGGTAATAGACGCTCTAGCCGATGGGGTCGTCAAGCTGGGAGTTCCTCGCGCGATGGCAATAAGGCACGCTGCTCAGATGGTGGCCGGCAGCGGGCAGATGGTGTTGCAGAGTGGCAAGCATCCAGCTGTGTTGAAGGATGAGGTGTGCTCACCAGGAGGATGCACTATTTGTGGTGTTGCTGCTCTGGAGAATGGGAAGTTGAG AGCCACATTGATCAATGCTCTCGACGCAGCTTCATCGAAAACTAAAGAAATTGGTGACAAGTAG